GGCCGGGGTGGAACGCGCTACCATTCACCGCGTCCGCAAGGCCTATAAGGCATTGTTCGATGAAGAAGGTGCCATTCGTGAAAAGGCTGCGGCCATTCGCGAAGAGTTTGCCGATTGCGCCGAGGTGATTGAAATCCTGGATTTCATTGTTGCCGAAAGCGACCGGGCGCTCTCGTCGCCATTCCGCGGCAAGAGCTGAGGGATGAGCGGCCCGCAGGGGCGTCTCGCCATCATTGCCGGCAGCGGCATGCTGCCGGTCTATGTCGCCGAAGCGGCGCGGGCGGCGGGTGAAGATCCCTTCATCCTGCCGCTGAAAAACGAGGCGGACCAACGCTGGGACGGTTTCCAGTCTGCCGTGATCGGGGTCGGCGATATGGCGGGCCTGTCGAGCCTGATAAAGCGACATGGCATCAAACGGGTGGTGATGTCTGGTGGTGTTAAAAAGCGTCCGAATTTCAAAGAGATCCACGTTAATCTTCGTTTTTTGGTGAAGCTGCCTTTCGCGGTCAAAACCCTGCTGTCGGGTGGGGATGACGCTGTGCTGAAAATGGTCATTCAACTGATCGAGTCGCAGGGCTGCCGGGTGGTGGGCGCGCATGAGATTGCACCGCAACTGCTGGCGGAGCTTGGGCCGCTCGGTTCGTCCCGACCGACAGATGATGACAGGCGCGACATTGCCGCCGCTGCCAAGGCCGCAGATGCCTTGGGCCGGTTGGATGTCGGGCAGGGCGCTGTCAGCGTCGGCGGTCGCATCGTTGCTCTGGAAGGTGTCGAAGGCACGGACCGGATGTTGCAGCGCGTCGCCGAACTTCGGTCCGAAGGGCGAATTTCATCGCGGCGCCGTGGCGTGCTGGTCAAGCTATGCAAACCGCAGCAGGATATTCGCGCCGACCTGCCGACCATCGGGCAGTCGACCATCGAAAATGCCGCCCGCGCTGGGCTTTCCGGCATCGCGGTGCAGGCTGGGCGGGCGCTGCTTTTGCAACGCCAGGAAACCTTGAGACAGGCAGACGCAGCAGGGATTTTTGTTTCCGGTATTGAATTGGGACCTGAGGGCGAAGCCCAATTAGACTAAACATGAGGGTGAAGCCCGATTGGGTCTGCCCTGAGGGAGATGGATCATGGAAAACCGGCCCCTGAAGATCGCGGTGATCGCCGGAGAAGTGTCCGGTGACTTGCTGGGTGCTGATCTGATTTCTGCGCTGAAGCGGCGCTACGGTGGCGACATTGCTCTGGTCGGTGTTGGTGGCCCGGCGCTGGAGGCGCAGGGGCTCTCATCTTTGTTTGATTTTTCAGAATTGTCCGTAATGGGCATTACCCAGGTCCTGGCAAAGCTGCCGCGCTTTCTGAAGCTGATCGGCACGACCGCGAAGGCGCTTATCGCGGCCAAACCGGATTTGCTGCTGATTGTTGATAGTCCTGATTTCACCCATCGTGTTGCGAAAAAGGTGAGGGCGGCCTGCCCGACCATGCCGGTGGTCAACTATGTCTGCCCGAGCGTCTGGGCGTGGAAGGAATACCGGGCCAAGGCCATGCTGGCCTATGTCGATAGCGTTTTGGCCGTCCTGCCGTTCGAGCCCGCCGTGATGCAGCGTCTTGGCGGGCCGGAAACCCATTTTGTCGGGCATCGGCTGGTCACCAGCCCCGCCATGTTGGCCTGTCGGGCAGACCGGCTGCTGCGTCCGCTTCCTGCCGTAGAGGAGCCGAAAACCATCATGCTGCTGCCGGGATCACGCGGCGCGGAAATCTCGGCCTTGGCACCGGTGTTTCGCGATGCGGCCCGGATTTTCGTCGAGCGCAATGGGCCAACGCGGTTTGTGCTGCCAACTGTACCTCGGCGGGAGCGTCAGGTGCGCGAGGCTGTTGCCAATTGGGAGGAAAAGCCTGATGTGGTTATCGGGGAAGAGGCCAAGTGGCGGGCTTTTGCCGAGGCGGATGCGGCCATCGCTGCTTCAGGCACGGTATTGCTGGAGCTTTGCCTGGCTGGCGTGCCTGTCGTCTCCACCTATAAGACCGATTGGCTGATCAAGCTGCTGCATAGCCGGATCAAGACCTGGACTGGCGCCTTGCCGAGCATTATTGCCGATTATGTCGTGGTGCCGGAATATCTGAACGAGCAATTGCGCGGCGCATCGCTGGCCCGCTGGATGGAGCGACTATCCACCGAGACGCGGGAGCGTCAAGCCATGGTGGAGGGCTTCGATCTGGTCTGGCAGAAAATGCAGACGGAAATCCCCGCCGGAGAGGCGGGGGCGAAGATCGTGCTGGATGTTTTGAAGACCCGCGCAATTATATGATTATGAAGCAGATATAAAGCGCTACAGCGAACATTTGTGCGCCATTTATGGCGCACGGCGCTGTAGTCGTTCGCCATGCCAGCGCAAGTGATCGTCCATAAACGTCGAGATGAAATAATAGGAGTGGTCGTAGCGCTCATGCAGCCGCAGCGTCAGGCCGATATCGGTGTTTTTTACGGCCTCTTCCAGTAGCCAGGGCAGTAGACCTGTTTCCAGGAAACTGTCGGCCTTACCTTGGTCCACCAGGAATTCCGGGAAGCGCGCTCCATCCTCGATCAGAGCGCAGGCATCATACTGACGCCAGAGGGCACGGTCGGGGCCAAGATATTTCTCGAAGGCATCCTGCGTCCAATCGGCTTTTAGCGGGCTGACAATTGGGGCGAACGCAGAGCAACTCTTGAAGCGGTCGGGATGCTTCAGTGCGATGGTCAATGCACCATGGCCGCCCATCGAATGGCCGAAAATGCCCTGGCGGGTCATGTCGGCGCGGAACTGTTCGGCAATCAACGCGGGCAATTCCTCGGTGATGTAGCTGTACATCTGGAAATGTTCGGCCCAGGGCGTTTCGGTGGCATTCAGATACATGCCAGCGCCCTTGCCCATTTTCCAGTTGGTCAACTCATCTGGCACGTCATTCCCGCGTGGGCTGGTGTCCGGGCAGACGATGATCAGGCCGAGTTCTGCGGCCAACCGACGGTATTCGCCCTTTTCCATCACATTGGCATGGCTACAAGTCAGGCCGGACAGATACCACAGCACCGGGCGCTTTTCGGTGATGGCCTGCGGCGGTACGAAGACGGCAAAGGTCATTTCGCAACCGGTGACATCGGACTGGTGCGAAAACACGCCCTGCATGCCGCCAAAGGCGGTGTTTTGCGACAGAATATTCATGCGACAGGGCTCCTGCTGATCAATTGGCTATCGAGACGACGGCGTTGACGGCTGCCGCGACCAGGATTGTGTTGAAGAAGAACGACACGATGGAATGGGCGAGGTTCAGCCGCCGCATGGCCGTGCTGGTGATGGCGACATCAGATGTCTGGGCGGTCATGCCGATGACGAAGGCGAAATACAGGAATTCATAGCCGCCCGGCTCCGGCGTGTCGGGAAAATCCAGACCACCGGAAGGGCCGGGGTCGGGATTGCTTGTCAGATGACGCCAATAATCATGGGCATAATGCATAGCAAACATCGTATGAATGGTGAACCAGCCGCTGATAACCGACACAAACGCTAGCGACACTTCCAGCAAGCTGGGAGAACCGGCCCGGTTCAAGGCGTTGAACAAAGCGGCGACGGCAGCCACTACCGCCAGCAGGCTGACCAGCGGGATGACGATGGTCGGCGCATCGTCGCGTTGCGGGCTGGTTTTCAGGCGTTCAGCGGTGATGCCGGGGATGCGTTTTATCATCAAGGCGATATAGAGGACGAAAAACACGATGGCCGAGCATTCGACGGCCAAGGCGGGCTTGATCCACAGAAAGACCGGCAACGTCAAAAGTCCCAGCAGACCAGACGCATAGAACGGGCTGTGCCTATGGCGTCTCAATGCATAGAAACGAGGCTTTTTCTTCGAGGTCATAATGGGGCCGTGTCCTGACGGAGGGATTTGCAGCGGCGGCAAAGCCGATCCAGTGTTTCCAGAAACTGCGAGCGGTCGCGGGGGCTGAAGGCGCGGTTATAGCCCTTGCTTTCACCGGTCTCGCGCAAATGGGCACCGAGATCGCGCATGGCGGTGGCCATGCCGATATTGGTCTCATCGAACATCCGCCCGGTCGGCCCGGTGACCATTGCGCCTGTGGCCACACAGCGCCCGGCCAGCGGCACATCGGCGGTGATGACAATATCGCCTGGCCCGGCCCGTTCGGCGATCCAGTCGTCAGCGGCATCGAAACCATTGGAGACGATGACATTCGTCACCATCGGATCGCGAGACGGGCGCAGGCCGGAATTGGCAACGAAAGTCACTGGCATGTCGTGGCGTTCGGCCACTTTCAACACCTCGGCTTTAACCGGGCAAGCGTCAGCATCCACATAGATCATTGGCTTCAGGCCCTCCCGATCGAGACGGCACGGACCATGTCGACATGGGCAATACCGTCTTCCAGATATTCCGCCGAGACCGGAAGAAAGCCAAAAGACTGATAGAAAAGTTGCAGATGGCTTTGGGCGGAAAGTTCTATCGGACTTGAGGGAAAACGCTGTTCACAGGCCGCAATGGCTTCGCGCATCAAGGCATCGCCAAGCCGCTTGCCGCGATGGGAGGGCGAGACGACAACACGCCCGATCTTGACCTTGGACGAAGGCTCTTCCGGCGCTAAAATCCGGGCGCTTGCGATAAGGTCATCACCATCTGTCAGCCGTAGATGCAGGGCGTCGATATCCTTGCCATCAAGCTCGGGATAGGGACATTTCTGCTCGACGACAAACACATCGACGCGCATTTTCAGAAGGTTATAGAGGTCTCGTGCGGAGAATGCATCCAGTCTCCGCACGTCAACCCGATAAGGCATATTTGCCATCAATACAGAACCACGCTGCGGATGCTTGTCCCCGAATGCATCAGCTCGAAGCCCTTGTTGATGTCCTCAAGCGGCATGGTGTGGGTGATCATCGGGTCGATGAGGATCTTGCCTTCCATGTACCATTCAACAATCTTCGGCACATCGGTGCGGCCACGCGCACCGCCAAAGGCGGTCCCCATCCAGTTGCGGCCGGTTACCAGCTGAAACGGACGGGTGGAGATTTCCTGACCGGCACCCGCAACGCCGATGATGATCGATTTGCCCCAGCCGCGATGCGAGGATTCCAGTGCCTGGCGCATCACCTTGGTGTTGCCGGTGCAGTCGAATGTGTAGTCAGCACCGCCGATCAGGTCGCCATTGCGCTTCGTCAGGTTGACCAGATAGGCAACGATGTCGCCATCGACTTCGGTCGGATTGACGAAATGCGTCATGCCGAATTTCTCGCCCCAGGCCTTGCGGTCATTGTTGATATCGACGCCGATGATCATGTCGGCGCCTGCAAGCCGCAGGCCCTGAAGCACGTTGAGGCCGATGCCGCCCAGGCCAAAGACGATGGCGGTGGCGCCGATCTCGACCTTGGCGGTGTTGATCACCGCGCCGATGCCTGTCGTGACGCCGCAGCCGATATAGCAGATCTTGTCGAAAGGCGCGTCCGGGTTGACCTTGGCCAAGGCGATTTCCGGCAGGACAGTGAAATTGGCGAAGGTCGAGCAGCCCATGTAATGATGGATCTTGTCCTTGCCGATGGAAAAGCGTGAGGTGCCATCTGGCATGACGCCCTGGCCCTGGGTGGAGCGGATGGCGGTACACAGATTGGTCTTGCGCGACAAGCAGGAGTAGCATTCGCGGCATTCTGGCGTGTAAAGCGGAATGACGTGATCGCCCTTTTTCAGCGAGGTAACGCCCGGCCCGACATCGACCACGATGCCAGCCCCTTCATGGCCGAGAATGGCTGGAAACAGGCCTTCCGGATCGGCGCCGGACAAGGTGAAATCATCGGTATGGCAGATGCCTGTGGCCTTGACTTCAACAAGCACTTCGCCAGCCTTCGGGCCGTCCAGTTGCACGGTCATGATTTCAAGCGGCTTGCCTGCCTGGGTGGCAACGGCGGCGCGAACATCCATAAAGAAGTCTCCCTTGGTTTCTTGTCGGCGGAGTTTTGCACTGACTTGCGCAAAGCCTCAAGATCCGGAAGGGGTTTTTCTCAAAACTCAGCCCAGCGCAAATCGTTTTTTGCGCTGCTGAAGAGGCAAAGGCTTTTTATCTTTGTGGTCGCGGTTTGAGAAACGGCTGTGCAGCTCTCTTCCCTGTCTTTTCAATGGATGAACGCTGCTTACGACTGTCTTTTCAGTGACATCAACCAGGATCGGCGACTCGATGGGCCCATTCTGCAAGTCTGCCATCATCATGGAAATGTGTTGCAAAAGCCGCTGTTCGATTGGCGAGTTTGCCTTGCCATCGGTGGTGAGGGTGCTGATCAGCCATTGCAATTTATAGTGGTCGATGCGGTTTTCCGGCGGCCGTTTGCGCAAAATGTAGCAAGCCATGGAATCGATAAAATAGCTCTGCCATTCAGCGCATTTATCAGGACAACATCCGTTCAGCACCAGAAGCGTCAATGCATCTTCATGGGTGCAAACCCCATGCGGCAGGCCATATGTCTGGAGAAGAACCACATCATGGTGGTCCAATCTCTGTTTTCCGGCGATAACACATGCCGGAAACGAGAGACGAAATTCCCTCATAGTCGAAACCTCGTTTCATCATGAAACCGTAGATTGATCTAAATGCCAATTCTTTCTTTCGCCATAACGAACGAAGTTTACAAAAGGTTACAATGAGCTGAAACGATACGTTATATGCGCTCCGATGCAGGTAAGCCATGAAAATGTATGGGATTCGAATAGTAAAAGACCAAATATGGATTTGCTCTTTTTTGGGTGTATTTAGGTGGCAGCCAGAGCTTTTTCGGCAGAGGCGCTGCGGTGTTCGCGCCATAGAATGAATAGGCCGGAGGCGACGATGATGCCGATGCCCAGCCATTTCGACGGCGACGGAAAATCATTGAATAGCACATAGCCGAGAATGGTCGCCGCAATGATCTCGAAATATTGGAACGGCGCGAGCACCGAAAGCGGTGCCATGCGAAAAGCCTTCACCACGAGAAGGTGTATGTGACCGGAGAGAACACCCAGCAGAACCAGCAGCAGCAGACCTGTCATGCTGGTGGGAAGCGAGGCTGTGAAATCGGCACTGCCTGCGGATTGGCCGATCAACATCGCACCGCCCATGAAAATTGTACCACCGACGCCCGACATGGTCTGCATTGTCATCGGCGAATCGGCATTGCCGATGGCGCGGTTCAAAAACATATAGAGGGCAAACAGGAAGGCGCAGAGTACCGGCAGCAGCGAGGTCGCGCCGAAAATTTCCCAACTGGGCTGGATGACAATCATCGCGCCGCCAAAGCCGATCAGAATGGCAAGCCAGCGCCGCCATCCGACCTTGTCGCCCAGAAACAGCGCCGACAGCGCTGTCAGGATAAAGGGCTCGACGAAATAGATCGCGAACACATCGGCGAGCGGCATATATTTGACGGCGGCGAAAAAACACAGGCTTGCCGCGCCATGCAACGCGCCCCGTAGCAGGTTGAGAAACGGCCGATTGGCGGTAAAGGCTTTGGTGCCTTGCAAGGCGATGAGAAAGGGCAGGGTGCAGGCAAGCTGGAAGAAGAAGCGGTAAAAGGTAACCTGCCCCGGCGACATGCCTTCGATATTGGCCATGTATTTGGCGATCGCGTCCATGCCCGGCAGCACAAGCATGCAGCCCGCCATCAGGGCCATACCGCGCAACGGATTGGAAAGATTGGGGGAGACAGGCGTCATCGGAATATCCAGGTTTCCCGATGATGACCATGAGGCGAGGCGTTAATCAAGGCGCGGCTTGCAAAGACAGGTTGAAAAAAATTGTACGTATGTTCAGGCGTGTGAATGCACGTGTGGCTCAGCCAAGCTTATAGGTGCTGATCTTGTAGACTTCGGGGGCTGGATTTCTCGGCGGCCTTCAACGGCGGTTTGCAGTTGCGACAGAAAATCATAGCCTTCGCTCCACCGTCCAAACCCGCTTTGCGGGTTGATATGGCCGACGGGGCCGAGATTGACCAGCCGGCTGCCCCAGCAGGACGCGGTGCGCTGTACGGTTTCGGTATCCATATAGGGATCGTTGCTGCTGCCGATCATCAATGAGGGAAAGGGCAGGCGCTGACAGGGCATCTCGCCGAATCGGATGACATCGGGATGTTGGTTCTCGGTGGTTTTCAGGTCGCAGGGTGCAACAAGCAGCGCGCCACGGATCAGATGACGAAGCGGACTATCGGCCATTTGGGCGGTCAGAAGGCAGCCCATGCTATGGGCGACGATCCAAGCGCCTGACCTACACGAGGACAGCTGCTGTTCCAGCCGGGCTTTCCAGGCACAAAGCTCTGGATGAGCCCAATCGTCCTGCTCGACCATGATGCTGGAGGGTTGGTCTTCAACCCAATGCCGCTGCCAATGCCCGGCGGCTGAACCGTTCAGTCCCGGAACGACAAGGGTATCGATGCTACAGGTCTGGCTTGGCATGGCTGATCCTTTCCGTAACTGTCAGGACATCCGAACATGCCGATCCCGCGTCGATCATGCTCCGATATCGGTGATTATCGATCCGAATCTGGCCGAGGACGAGAAAGCGCCATCTATTCTCTGGTTTTTTAGTAGAAAATTTGACCGGATAAATGAAATTTCATTCCAGATATCCGGTCATTGCGGTGTTGCGGAAGGCTATTTCAGAGATTTTGCAGGACGGCGATCACGTCGCCTGCTTTGACCGTCTTTCCTGGGATGGCCCGCAATTCCCGCAGGATTCCCGGTGCATGGGCCGTCACGGTGATCTCCATCTTCATCGATTCGATGATGGCAATCGTCTCTCCGGCGGCAACGGACTGGCCCTCCTCCACCAGCAGTTTCCAGAGATTGCCGGGAACGGCGCTTTCCACACCGAAGCAATTGTCGGGAATATCGCCGCCAGCACTGGGGCTTGCGTCCTCATCGGCGGTGAAGCTGTCGAGGCCTTGGTTCTTCCAGCGCTGGCGTTCCGCTTCGAAGGCTGCCTGTTGCTGGCGCTTGAACGCGCCGATGCTTTCAGCATTTTCAGCCAGATCCGCCGCGTAGCTTGCATAGGAAAACGCACCGTCCTCGATACGGATCGGATAGCCGCCATGCGGGAAGGCGGCGCGAGCCTCCATCAGCTCTTCGTGGCTGACGGGGAAGAAGCGGATCTGGTCGAAGAAATCCAGCAGCCAGGGCTTGTCGCGGGTAAAGACCGGCGTTTGCCGCCAAGTGTTCCACATCTGGATGGTACGGCCAAACAGCTGGTAGCCCCCCGGACCTTCCATGCCGTAGATGCACATATAGGCGCCACCAATGCCAACGGCATTTTCCGGCGTCCAGGTGCGGGCCGGATTGTATTTGGTGGTCACCAGCCGGTGGCGTGGATCGAGCGGGGTGGCAACCGGCGCGCCGAGATAGACATCGCCAAGACCCATCACCAGATAGCGGGCGTTGAAAATGGTGTCCTTCACGGCCTGCTCGTCGGCAAGTCCGTTGATACGGCGGATGAACTCGATATTGGAGGGGCACCAGGGGGCGTTGGGCCGCACCAGCTCCTGGTATTTGCGCATCGCCAGTTCCGCCTCCGGGTCGTTCCAGGAGAGCGGCAGATAGACCGTGCGACTTGGCACTGTCACGTCCTGTGCCGGGGGCAGGCTGGCCTCGATTTCGCTGAGTAGGCCCAGCAGCCGGGTGCGCGACAGGCTGGTGCCATCATAATGGATTTGCAGCGACCGAATGCCGGGGGTGAGGTCGATCAGGCCCGGCAGCTTGGCCGCCTTGACCGCTTGCATCAGCAAGTGGACGCGCATGCGAATGGCGATGTCGAGCTGCATCTCGCCATATTCCACCAGCAAATTGTCGTCACCCTGACGGCGATAGGTGACGCAGACAGGGCCGTTGGAATTGTGGCTGAGGATGGGTGATCCGGCTTCTGGTGGGAGGGGTGGGTGAGCTGGCGTTGGAGGTGGTGGTTTACCCCCCTCTGTCCTACCGGACATCTCCCCCTCAAGGGGGGAGATTGGCAAGACCGAAAACATCTCCTTTGACGATACCGATCGAGATATTTCGGCGGTACCATCCCCGATCTCCCCCCTTGAGGGGGAGATGCCTGGCAAGGCAGAGGGGGGTATCCCATACTCGACACTTCCTAAAGCGGCGGCACTATCCCCATCTCGCGCCACAGGATGAAAACGAATGGTATCGCCCGATTTGAACTGGCCCATCTTCCACTGTTCGTCACTGGCAATCACCGCCGGGCAGACGAAGCCGCCAAGGCTTGGGCCGTCAGGACCGAGAATGATCGGCATATCCCCGGTAAAATCGATGGCCCCAATCGCATAGGGGTTATCATGCAGGTTGGAGGGATGCAGCCCGGCCTCACCGCCATCCTGCCGCGCCCATGTCGGCGCAGGGCCGATCAGCCGGACCCCGGTGCGGGCGCTGTTGAAATGCACCTCATAATCAGTGGAAAACAGCGTTTCGATATCACTGTCCAGAAAGAAATCCGGCGCACCATGCGGGCCATAGACCACACCGACCGACCATGCGCGGGTCAGTTCCGGCGGCTCCTCGGCGGGCGTGGCGACGGGTTGCGGGCTGCGGGCCAGCCGCAGCACATGGCCAGCCTTAAGGGGGCCCGTGGCATTGCCGCCGAATTGGCCAAGGCCGAAGGTGGCGCGCGATCCAAGCACGACAGGTGCTGCAAATCCGCCCGAGACCGCCAGATAGGCGCGCTGGCCGGGACCGGAAATCCCTCCAATGGCGAGAACCTGTCCGGGTTTGACGGTAAAGGCCGCGTTATGCGCGACCGGCCCGCCATCCAATGTCATCGCCATCTCGGCACCGGCCAGTGCGAGGGTGACATTGGAGAAGAATTTCAGCACCGGCCCGGAGACAGTCAGCTCCAGCGCCGCCACATCGTCGCCATTGCCGACCAGCCGGTTGGCATGGCGGAATGATCGGGCATCCATCGGCCCGCTTGGCGGCACACCGACATGCCAAAGCCCCAGCCGCCCCGGCAATTCCTGAAGGCTTGATTGGGCGCCGGGGGCGATGACCTCGACCACATCTGGCACGAAGGAAAAATCCTTCAGCGCCGTGGTTGCGACATCACCGCTTAAAAACAGATCGGAGGCGGCGATAGCGCTGAGATAATCGAGATTGGTCTCAATGCCGGAAATGGACGTTGCCGATAGCGCCGATTGCAAAGCGGCAATCGCTGCGTCACGGTCGCTGCCTGACACGATCAGCTTGGCCAGCATCGGGTCGTAATAGGGTGTCACCTCCGTGCCGGTCTCGATCCAGCCATCGACGCGGGTTGTTTTCGGAAACACCACCTCCGTCAGCAGGCCCGCGCTGGGGCGAAAATCGGCATGGGGCATTTCCGCGTAAATCCGGGCCTCGATGGCAGCGCCCTTCGGCACCAGATGTTCATTGCCGGTCAGCACATCCTCTTCGGCGGCCTGGCGGATCATCCATTCCACCAGATCGATGCCGAACACGGACTCGGTGACGGGATGCTCGACCTGAAGTCGTGTATTGACCTCCAGGAAGTAAAACTCTTCTCGGGCGGGATCGTAGATGAACTCCACCGTGCCTGCCGAGCGGTAATGGACAGACCGACCAAGCGAGACGGCTGCCTCATGCAGGCGCTGGCGCACCGCGTCCGACAGGCCGGGGGCCGGGGTTTCCTCGATGACTTTCTGGTTGCGGCGCTGGAGAGAGCAATCCCGTTCGCCAAGTGCGATGACCCGGCCCTGTCCATCGCCGAAGATCTGCACTTCGACATGCCTTGCCTTGGAAACAAAGCGTTCCAGATAGACCCGCGCATCGCCGAAGCTGGCCTTGGCGGTGCGCTGGACGGTGTCGAAGGCCGCTTGCAGGCTAGCGGCATCATGGCAGAGCTGCATGCCAATGCCGCCGCCACCCGCCGTAGATTTCAGCATTACCGGGTAGCCTATCGATTCGGCTGCCGAAAGCGCGTCTTCGGCGCTGTCCAGCAAGCCGCTGCCGGGCAGCAGTGGCACGCCGCTATCTGCCGCCAGTTGCCTTGCCGTGTGTTTGAGGCCAAAGCTGGCGATATTCTCCGGTGTCGGGCCGATAAAGGCGATGCCTTCGGCCTGTAGCCGCTCGGCAAAGCCGATATTTTCGGAGAGAAAGCCATAGCCGGGATGGACGGCTTCAGCCCCCGTTTCCTTGCAGGCGGCAATCACCGCCTCGACATTCAGATAGCTTTCGCTAGCCGCAGCCGGGCCAAGCCGGATGGCTTCATCAGCCAGCCGCACATGCAGCGCGAAGCGGTCGGCATCGGAATAGACGGCGACGGAGGCAATGCCCAGACGCTGCAACGTCTTGATGATCCGGACGGCGATTTCGCCCCGGTTGGCAATCAGTACCTTCTTGAACATCGATCAGGCCTCGCTATCCCAGACCAGAACCCGGGCAGGCGTCGGATCAAAACCGTTGCAGGGGTTGTTGATCTGCGGGCAATTGGAAATCACCAGCAGCACATCCATTTCGGCTTGCAGCTCGACATAATCGCCGGGGGCGGAAATGCCATCGACAATGGTCATCTGGCCGCTCGGCTCAATCGGCACATTCATGAAGAAGTTGATATTGGCGACCACGTCGCGCTTGCTCATCCCGTATTTCGCCACTTCCAGCACAAAGTTATCGCGGCAGGCATGCAGATATTTGGTACCATGGCCAAAGCGCACCGTATTGCTTTCGCAGGAGCAGGCCCCGGCAGAGGTATCATGCCGTCCGCAGCTATCGGCGGTCATGGTCAGCATTACCCGGCCGTCATTGGAGATGATTTTGGTGCCGGTGGAAATATAGGCGGCACCCTGTTCGCGCATCGTATCCTGATTGGAATAGCGCTCGGACAAATCCTTGGCGTTGTAAAACAGCGTGTCGATAGCCTGCTGGCCATAACTGTCCTCGATCCGCAGAATCTGGCCTTTTTTGACCACCGTGGAAAATGGCGCTTCCGCCGCAATGACGTGATCCTGCACAGCGGTATCAGGCGTGCGAAGGGGAGACGTGGTGTTGAA
The nucleotide sequence above comes from Agrobacterium vitis. Encoded proteins:
- a CDS encoding LpxI family protein — encoded protein: MSGPQGRLAIIAGSGMLPVYVAEAARAAGEDPFILPLKNEADQRWDGFQSAVIGVGDMAGLSSLIKRHGIKRVVMSGGVKKRPNFKEIHVNLRFLVKLPFAVKTLLSGGDDAVLKMVIQLIESQGCRVVGAHEIAPQLLAELGPLGSSRPTDDDRRDIAAAAKAADALGRLDVGQGAVSVGGRIVALEGVEGTDRMLQRVAELRSEGRISSRRRGVLVKLCKPQQDIRADLPTIGQSTIENAARAGLSGIAVQAGRALLLQRQETLRQADAAGIFVSGIELGPEGEAQLD
- the lpxB gene encoding lipid-A-disaccharide synthase → MENRPLKIAVIAGEVSGDLLGADLISALKRRYGGDIALVGVGGPALEAQGLSSLFDFSELSVMGITQVLAKLPRFLKLIGTTAKALIAAKPDLLLIVDSPDFTHRVAKKVRAACPTMPVVNYVCPSVWAWKEYRAKAMLAYVDSVLAVLPFEPAVMQRLGGPETHFVGHRLVTSPAMLACRADRLLRPLPAVEEPKTIMLLPGSRGAEISALAPVFRDAARIFVERNGPTRFVLPTVPRRERQVREAVANWEEKPDVVIGEEAKWRAFAEADAAIAASGTVLLELCLAGVPVVSTYKTDWLIKLLHSRIKTWTGALPSIIADYVVVPEYLNEQLRGASLARWMERLSTETRERQAMVEGFDLVWQKMQTEIPAGEAGAKIVLDVLKTRAII
- the fghA gene encoding S-formylglutathione hydrolase; this translates as MNILSQNTAFGGMQGVFSHQSDVTGCEMTFAVFVPPQAITEKRPVLWYLSGLTCSHANVMEKGEYRRLAAELGLIIVCPDTSPRGNDVPDELTNWKMGKGAGMYLNATETPWAEHFQMYSYITEELPALIAEQFRADMTRQGIFGHSMGGHGALTIALKHPDRFKSCSAFAPIVSPLKADWTQDAFEKYLGPDRALWRQYDACALIEDGARFPEFLVDQGKADSFLETGLLPWLLEEAVKNTDIGLTLRLHERYDHSYYFISTFMDDHLRWHGERLQRRAP
- a CDS encoding DUF1345 domain-containing protein, which translates into the protein MTSKKKPRFYALRRHRHSPFYASGLLGLLTLPVFLWIKPALAVECSAIVFFVLYIALMIKRIPGITAERLKTSPQRDDAPTIVIPLVSLLAVVAAVAALFNALNRAGSPSLLEVSLAFVSVISGWFTIHTMFAMHYAHDYWRHLTSNPDPGPSGGLDFPDTPEPGGYEFLYFAFVIGMTAQTSDVAITSTAMRRLNLAHSIVSFFFNTILVAAAVNAVVSIAN
- a CDS encoding YaiI/YqxD family protein, which gives rise to MIYVDADACPVKAEVLKVAERHDMPVTFVANSGLRPSRDPMVTNVIVSNGFDAADDWIAERAGPGDIVITADVPLAGRCVATGAMVTGPTGRMFDETNIGMATAMRDLGAHLRETGESKGYNRAFSPRDRSQFLETLDRLCRRCKSLRQDTAPL
- a CDS encoding GNAT family N-acetyltransferase; translation: MANMPYRVDVRRLDAFSARDLYNLLKMRVDVFVVEQKCPYPELDGKDIDALHLRLTDGDDLIASARILAPEEPSSKVKIGRVVVSPSHRGKRLGDALMREAIAACEQRFPSSPIELSAQSHLQLFYQSFGFLPVSAEYLEDGIAHVDMVRAVSIGRA
- a CDS encoding S-(hydroxymethyl)glutathione dehydrogenase/class III alcohol dehydrogenase; this encodes MDVRAAVATQAGKPLEIMTVQLDGPKAGEVLVEVKATGICHTDDFTLSGADPEGLFPAILGHEGAGIVVDVGPGVTSLKKGDHVIPLYTPECRECYSCLSRKTNLCTAIRSTQGQGVMPDGTSRFSIGKDKIHHYMGCSTFANFTVLPEIALAKVNPDAPFDKICYIGCGVTTGIGAVINTAKVEIGATAIVFGLGGIGLNVLQGLRLAGADMIIGVDINNDRKAWGEKFGMTHFVNPTEVDGDIVAYLVNLTKRNGDLIGGADYTFDCTGNTKVMRQALESSHRGWGKSIIIGVAGAGQEISTRPFQLVTGRNWMGTAFGGARGRTDVPKIVEWYMEGKILIDPMITHTMPLEDINKGFELMHSGTSIRSVVLY
- a CDS encoding DMT family transporter, producing the protein MTPVSPNLSNPLRGMALMAGCMLVLPGMDAIAKYMANIEGMSPGQVTFYRFFFQLACTLPFLIALQGTKAFTANRPFLNLLRGALHGAASLCFFAAVKYMPLADVFAIYFVEPFILTALSALFLGDKVGWRRWLAILIGFGGAMIVIQPSWEIFGATSLLPVLCAFLFALYMFLNRAIGNADSPMTMQTMSGVGGTIFMGGAMLIGQSAGSADFTASLPTSMTGLLLLVLLGVLSGHIHLLVVKAFRMAPLSVLAPFQYFEIIAATILGYVLFNDFPSPSKWLGIGIIVASGLFILWREHRSASAEKALAAT
- a CDS encoding RBBP9/YdeN family alpha/beta hydrolase, with the protein product MPSQTCSIDTLVVPGLNGSAAGHWQRHWVEDQPSSIMVEQDDWAHPELCAWKARLEQQLSSCRSGAWIVAHSMGCLLTAQMADSPLRHLIRGALLVAPCDLKTTENQHPDVIRFGEMPCQRLPFPSLMIGSSNDPYMDTETVQRTASCWGSRLVNLGPVGHINPQSGFGRWSEGYDFLSQLQTAVEGRREIQPPKSTRSAPISLAEPHVHSHA